A genomic window from Polaribacter gangjinensis includes:
- a CDS encoding SAM-dependent methyltransferase, with the protein MIGKLYLIPTTLGETEPLQVMPISVQKVVAQIDYYIVENEKSARKFIKQICPEKKQPSLHIFLLDKFVEESETRKYLDVCAQGINVGLLSEAGVPAIADPGAVIVKLAHQKNIQVVPLVGPSSILLAMMSSGFNGQNFAFNGYLPIDNSDRKSAIKELEKLSKDKNQSQIFIETPYRNQKMFTELVNTLSPNTLLCIAVDITLNSEFIKTLSVKEWKNQAIDLHKRPTIFIIQRE; encoded by the coding sequence ATGATTGGTAAACTTTATTTGATTCCTACAACTTTAGGGGAGACAGAACCTTTACAAGTAATGCCAATTTCTGTTCAAAAAGTAGTAGCACAAATTGATTATTATATTGTTGAAAACGAAAAATCTGCTCGAAAATTTATTAAACAGATTTGTCCAGAAAAAAAGCAACCTTCTTTACACATTTTTTTGTTGGATAAATTTGTAGAAGAATCTGAAACTAGAAAATATTTAGACGTTTGTGCTCAAGGAATTAATGTTGGGTTGTTATCAGAAGCTGGTGTTCCTGCAATTGCTGATCCTGGAGCTGTAATAGTGAAATTAGCACATCAAAAAAATATACAAGTGGTTCCTTTGGTTGGACCTTCTTCTATTTTATTAGCGATGATGAGTTCAGGATTTAACGGACAAAACTTTGCTTTTAACGGCTATTTACCTATTGATAATAGCGACAGAAAATCAGCAATTAAAGAGCTTGAGAAATTATCAAAAGATAAAAATCAATCTCAAATTTTTATTGAAACTCCTTATAGAAATCAGAAAATGTTTACAGAATTAGTAAATACTTTGTCACCAAATACTTTACTTTGTATTGCAGTAGACATTACGCTAAATTCTGAGTTTATTAAAACTTTGTCAGTGAAAGAGTGGAAAAATCAAGCTATTGATTTACACAAAAGACCAACTATTTTTATTATTCAAAGAGAATAA
- the dnaA gene encoding chromosomal replication initiator protein DnaA: MNNTADSVWTDCLSFIKDNIKPQAYKTWFEPIKPVKLSGEALTIQVPSKFFYEWLEEHYIKLLRVALVRQLGNDAKLIYDVKMENSYSSNRPQIVKIPSSNRDPLKPQNVTVSLESDKRELRNPFIIPGLQKVKIESQLNPNYNFANFVEGDSNRLARSAGMAVSNKPGGTSFNPLLIYGGVGLGKTHLVHAIGVQIKDKYPDKTVLYISSEKFSQQYIDSVRSNTRNDFIHFYQMIDVLIIDDVQFFSGKAGTQDVFFHIFNHLHQNGKQVVLSSDKAPVDMQDIEQRLLSRFKWGLSAELQAPDYETRVSILQNKLFRDGVEMPDDIVAYIAKNIKSNVRELEGVIISMIAQASFNKKEFSLELAKQIVDKFVKNTKKEVSVDFIQKEVSKYFDMDVATLQSKTRKRHVVQARQLAMYFAKRLTKASLASIGSQIGHRDHATVLHACKTVDNLTETDKQFKKYVDDLMKKLSF, translated from the coding sequence ATGAACAACACTGCTGATTCCGTATGGACAGACTGCTTATCTTTTATTAAGGATAATATCAAACCACAAGCCTACAAAACTTGGTTTGAACCTATAAAACCGGTAAAACTTTCTGGAGAAGCATTGACGATTCAAGTGCCTAGTAAATTCTTTTACGAATGGTTAGAAGAACACTATATTAAATTGTTGCGAGTTGCATTGGTAAGACAATTAGGAAATGATGCCAAATTGATTTACGATGTGAAAATGGAAAATAGTTACAGCAGTAACAGACCTCAAATCGTAAAAATTCCAAGTTCTAATAGAGATCCTTTAAAACCACAAAACGTTACAGTTTCATTAGAATCTGATAAAAGAGAGCTAAGAAATCCTTTCATTATTCCAGGATTGCAAAAAGTTAAAATTGAATCTCAGTTAAATCCGAATTACAATTTTGCGAATTTTGTTGAAGGCGATTCTAACAGATTGGCTCGCTCAGCAGGAATGGCAGTTTCTAACAAACCAGGAGGAACCTCTTTCAATCCATTGTTAATTTATGGTGGAGTAGGTTTGGGAAAAACACATTTGGTGCATGCAATTGGTGTTCAAATAAAAGATAAATATCCTGATAAAACAGTTTTATATATTTCTTCTGAAAAATTTTCACAACAATATATTGATTCAGTAAGATCAAATACTAGAAATGATTTTATTCATTTTTATCAAATGATTGATGTTTTAATTATTGATGATGTTCAGTTTTTCTCAGGTAAAGCTGGTACTCAAGATGTGTTTTTCCATATCTTTAACCATTTACATCAAAATGGAAAACAGGTAGTTTTATCTTCAGACAAAGCACCAGTTGATATGCAAGACATTGAGCAACGTTTGCTCTCTCGTTTCAAATGGGGATTGTCTGCAGAATTGCAAGCGCCTGATTATGAGACAAGAGTGTCAATTTTGCAAAATAAATTGTTTAGAGATGGTGTTGAAATGCCAGATGATATTGTGGCTTATATTGCTAAAAATATCAAATCTAATGTTAGAGAATTAGAAGGTGTTATCATTTCTATGATTGCACAAGCGTCTTTCAACAAAAAAGAATTTTCGCTAGAATTGGCAAAACAAATTGTAGATAAATTTGTAAAAAACACCAAAAAAGAAGTATCAGTTGATTTTATTCAGAAAGAAGTTTCTAAATATTTTGACATGGACGTTGCGACTTTGCAATCTAAAACTCGCAAACGTCATGTAGTGCAAGCGCGTCAATTAGCAATGTATTTTGCAAAAAGATTAACGAAAGCTTCTTTGGCTAGTATTGGAAGTCAAATAGGGCACAGAGATCATGCAACAGTGTTACATGCTTGTAAAACAGTGGATAATCTTACAGAAACTGACAAGCAATTCAAAAAATATGTGGATGATTTAATGAAGAAATTATCCTTCTAA
- a CDS encoding low molecular weight protein-tyrosine-phosphatase: MKILMVCLGNICRSPLAEGILKSKVTTHPIFVDSAGTAAYHIGNQPDERSVMVAQKHGIDITKQRARKFTTADFDNFDLIYAMDENNFHDILKLSRNNSDKQKVKMILNEIHPNTNNSVPDPYYGGNEGFENVFQMLDEACEIIIKKYTI, encoded by the coding sequence ATGAAAATACTAATGGTTTGCTTGGGGAATATTTGTCGTTCGCCATTAGCAGAAGGTATTTTAAAATCAAAAGTAACTACGCATCCAATTTTTGTAGATTCAGCAGGAACTGCAGCATATCATATTGGTAATCAGCCTGATGAACGTTCGGTTATGGTTGCTCAAAAGCACGGAATTGACATTACCAAACAGCGAGCCAGAAAATTTACAACAGCTGATTTTGATAATTTTGATCTTATTTATGCTATGGATGAAAACAATTTTCATGATATTTTAAAACTATCAAGAAATAATTCAGACAAGCAAAAAGTGAAAATGATTCTCAATGAAATTCATCCAAATACAAACAATTCAGTTCCTGATCCTTATTATGGAGGTAATGAAGGATTTGAAAATGTGTTTCAAATGCTGGATGAAGCTTGCGAAATCATCATTAAAAAATATACAATATGA